Genomic window (Paramormyrops kingsleyae isolate MSU_618 unplaced genomic scaffold, PKINGS_0.4 ups39, whole genome shotgun sequence):
GTCTGAAGTTAAACCGTATATTTAATGACAAATTAAAATGTCTTACGCATTGTTTTTAATTACTTGTGTAATTATTGACTTACGAAGTAAGGACTTACTTCGACTTTTAATGAGTCTTTTCCCGAGTTTTAACGTGGTGAGAGAGACGCGGTTTGCTAATTAGCTTGTCGATTGTCAGGTGTACAGTTCACAGCTTTAGTTAGGAATTTTTTATTGTTGCTTGTTGTATTTTGATAATTTAATCTAATGTATGTTACTGATGTGATTTAtgacttttgtttttaactttgtttttgCTTTCACTGTTATGTCTCCCGTCTCCTTTTACATGGTTATTATATATGCTGATTTAATCTAATGCTGTTAGTTATGTTCAATTACAGTaaagtgtatttatttaattgtattatatgatttatgTTACCCAGTTACCTCACGCTTTGAGTGGAGCTGAaccaggacattaataggatacaatatgaagcctttattgtcagtgtacaggtagcaaatacaatatacagacagaaatatataaaatgtacatatacaggggaggggaaaagcccccccactcaacatgattacatttcattacattttaatcagacagaaaaacagtcattttacatttttgctaAGTTTGCTGAACCCAGTCACTTATTTTGTCTGACAtacgtcacacttcagacagagtaaaaagggttatactggttaaaaagcagagattttacctttttgccacggagaagcagcgacatgtgacactctgataaggtaaaaatgattcctccagcacacagtgagctatcccagcatgcacagggacactgaGGAGTTTAGAGAATAAACCCTaaaccctggacagaggggttcagtgaatgatgaggtgaagctgtacaggagggtcagtccatcagaggagactctgtagaaggacagagtaccagccgcccagtccagatacactcctactctgcgggagcctgagggctttatgggtatgacagtctgtttatAATTGTgatagacagagtaactgtcaggagagcagctcagactccatgacttgtcattggctcCAAGCCCACAGTCAACACTgcctcctttcctcctgattcctttataagtcactgctATCCGGACGtcatctccactccactcagcctcccagtaacagcgaccagtcagactctctctgcacagaacttggaccaaccagtcaaatctctctggatgatcaggatatggctgctttgccccccgtgtcaccttcctgttcccctctgacagagacaggtctctgtgtgctgtgttggggtccagcgtcagctggcaggagtctgtaggcaagaggaagggcgattaatcccatcaggaagcccagcatctccatcatcatcactgtcacacctcacacactcactaacacagaactcgctccaatacacacattttattcccaatatactcatgtagccgcccgagtctgctgcgctccggctgccccctgcgctgtgagacacgccgcgctgagagactcgctggggaccgaactgcactttagcctgcgctctattattctgtacgatacataaaatataaaaacgaagcaggaattcaagtactgtatgtgaaatacctcaggaaatgtcggacgcccGCGCGACGCCGGCGGGAAGACGGGGCGAAATGCTGCGCGTGCTAAATTAATAgccttaattacaggtaaataaaattacaaacagcattaatcaaACGTGTTAAACTTGAAATTGTACCACAAAGAGTACCAATAGAAGATAATTTGTCtttacttcaaaataaaaacttCTTTCAAACCACTTCGGACACATACCGCCCTCCAGCAGCGTTCAGCGCCGACTAGTGATGTGTCTGTCGCGAACGACCCGGACAAAAGATTCGGATCCTAACCGAGAGACATTTTTATAGAAACCAAAATATCTCCGCGGCTCAGCGCTCCATGCTGCTCTGACTGTGACTGAAGTTTGTGTTAATGGCGTGTGAGCCGCGCGACCAATCACGTGATGAATcagacaagggggggggggggatgggggtgcgCGTGCTGACGGTGTACAGGTACAGAGCACGAGGGGGGGaaaggaggagagaaagagaggatgTGGTGCGCTAATATGAGGCAAGATGAGTGATAGCTGGAAACGAAGCGGCATTTTGATGCATTTTAATAGCTATGATAACTCAAAGGCACAATGCACAGTTTGCAAGATGAAGCTGTCATTTCGATCAGGATCCACAAACAACCTTCACAGGCACTTAGGAACTGCGCATCCAACAGTTCAGATGGAAGGAAAAAGACAGGCTAGCGTGCTGCTACTGCCAGAAGCCGGATCAACCCGTCTAAGCTGAGGCACTTAGCCTTTCTGCCCCAaaggaaatgttaaaatgttacactGTTAGGTGATAGATAGTTGTTAAAGTGGATAGATACTAAAACTGTTGGATGCTGGTGTTTTGCTCGTTGTAATTTCTTTATAATTTCGTTATTGTTATtcgttatttatgttatttgactGTTAATGGTatcaaagacaaaaacagatTTTCCGCTATATAATGTTCAATACACGTGTAGTAGTGTTTGAGGTTTTTACATTTCATCTTTTTATACCAAACATGATGATATTGAGGAAATCATAAGGTTTAGTACACATATCAATCATGCGTCATAACAGCGCTGAATCTGGCTGAGGCAGAAGTAATAAAATGAAGAGCCGTTTGGGAGCCGGAAGAGCGGGCTCTTCTTGGTGAGTTGAGCCAAATGATCCGACTCACTAAAAAGAGCCGAAATTCCCATCACTAGCGCAGACTGAGGAGACATTCAGTGTCACAGCCATTTTGGGGAGATTACGGGTGCTGTCTTAGGACAATACTAACAAATCTCAAAACAGTACTACTACAGAAGTCCCCAGACTCCCATTGTTATTTAAGaaaatagtcatttttaaacccaaaaaagaaaagaagaaaaaaaacaaacacacatcacaataatTGTGTGAATGCTATCATAAAGTAGTATAAATGGTATTaagcataaaaacatgcaaacaaacttacatttctggatccctggtctggtcctgcactttccactgtggtccacactatagcagaagcagaatgacatagtactgctgtatccatttatttaattgttgtacTTTCTCCACATACATGAGTCTAtaggaggagcagacacacattctatactcacttcagtttctccagtttacagctgggatcctccagtagagcagagagcagcttcactcctgagtctcctgggtgattgtagctcaggtccagctctctcaggtgagaGGGGTTTGacttcagagctgaagccagggaagaacagccttcttctgtgactctacagaatggcagcctgcagagagacagacaatatctctccaataaataaaaacacctcacCTCCATGAGTATTACTGTTAAGTAAATGTGACGACTTCAATAAAGATTTCAGTAATTACacattacagtgtggaatacccagtaatattgacctcagtatctccagtgtacagtgtgaatcccccagtccagcagagagcagcttcacccctgaatcctgcaggtcattgtcactcaggttcagctctctcagctgagagcagtttgatctgagagctgaagccaacacTTCACAGCATCTCTCTGTGAGTCTACAGCTGTCCAGCCTGGAAAAGGAAACGTGTTAAGATATAGatacatacaccacacacaggtatatcaaataaaaaattaaaataaacatttttatgtactATACGACATGCAGCATATAGCTgaaatatcagttattttgttgttttcttttcctAGTCAGAAACACAAATAGTTTTTACTTGATACTCCCCAGCTGAGACGAACCTGCTTTTTAATGACCTTACAGGGTGAGTTACCCTGAGACTCTGTAATATATGCATaagtatttttataaagctctgagcagcgctggggctcagtgatcagcactacagccgaccCAGGGGTTCTAGGGTTTtgggttcagttcctgcctCGGATGTGTGTACAGTAAGTGTACATGTTTATGGGGGTTTCAATGTCAAGAAGAGCTTAAGTTATTTtaattctgtatttttaaatgactctctctgacacacacatacaggtcagagctcagggttggccagcatccagccccctgaagttggggggtaagggccttgctcaagggtccaaaaccagcatcactctgccggccaggtatttaaaccagtgaccttctgaccacagacacagagtccaaacccactgaaccacacgccACACTAAGaatgttaaaaaatatacaaatcctGCAGTATCCAGAATGAAAAAGTATTTCTGGGTGTCCATATAAATACACCCTAATTGTTCTGATAAGATATAAAACCAGTATCATGAATAACATCTGTACTTCTTTAGCAAAAGACATATGAAagatcacttacagagctgtcctagatttcttgatcacaggcagcagcctctgaagaccctcatctgatctgatgtatttcttcagatcaaacacatccagctccttatctgacatcagtaacacaaaggccagagctgaccactgtgcaggtgagaggtctgctgctgaaaggcttcctgaactcaggtatctttgtacttcctctattagagaattgtcacccagttcattcagacagtggaacaggttgatggtcctttctgcagataaattctcctgtattttctccttgatgtactgggctgtttccttaatgttatgtgagctgggtcttgtctctcccagtagtttttgtaacaaagtcttactggagtctgttgagaggccaaggaggaagcggaggtagaggtccaagtgtccattcttgctctttaatgcctgatccactgcagtcttcagcaggtcagctgatgagtttgacagaaacacatataaagcagcgagatactcctggatgctcagatgcacaaagcagtacaccttctcctgatacaatccatattcctccttaaagacttctgtgcacactccagagtaaactgaagcttcagtgacatCAATGTTATTCCCTatcagatcttgctcataaaatatgagattgccgttatcaaggttgtcaaaagccagtttaccaagtttcaaaaggaattccttgctgtattccctaagcttggtttcatagtttttcttatacttgtcattttttaaactcgcctgaaagatcaggaagtgtgtgtacatttcagtcagagtccttggaatttctcccttgtcagtctcactaaaaagcctttcaaggacactggctgaaatccagcagaacacaggtatgtggcacatgatgaagaggctccttgatgatttcacatgtgtgataatcctgctggccagaccctgatcactaaatctcttcctgaaatactcctccttctggccatcactgaaccctcgtatctctgtcacctggtggacacacttaggaggtatctgattggctgctgctggccgggaggttatccagaggagagcagatggaagcagattccccatgatgaggttagtcaacagcacatccagtgatgttttctttgttacGTCAAACCggctctcattgttctgaaaatctagaggaaggcgacattcatccagaccatcaaagatcaacaaaactttgtacctacacagctcagtggattcaagcgatttcagttctgggacaaagtggtgaagcagatcaatcagactgtattcatccttaatcaaattcaggtcccggaaaggaagagcaaatatgaaatgaatgtcctggtttgcttttccttctgcccagtcaagaataactttctgcacagagattgttttcccgatacctgcgacCCCTTTTGTGAgcacagttctgataggtgtcacacgcccatgtaagggtttaaatatatcattgcacttgactgtagtatcttctgttacccttttcttggatgctgtttcaatctgtctcacttcatgttcatcattgactcctccagctcccccttcagttatgtagagttctgtgtaaatctctttgagaagtgttggctgtccttccttagctttcccttcaaatacacactcaaatttaTTCTTCAGATTACATTTGATTGTGCGCTGATACTGCGACAGAAGAAgccctgaaatgaaatgagagcttttcaaaaaacattttttactcatttaaggcaaaataaatcaaattaaataaatgataaactgaaaagtaatacacattttttcataaaCTCTTCTTCTGCGGCaaatcaaacacacactgaatgaggtacagctcttactcttctccagcatgtcagcgagatcattttgctccatggtcctcaggatgtacagtgtgatcttcagagctccctctctaccacaggtcttctgcatctgaccatcactgtccaggtcattgtcctcctccagctgaggctcagagcattctgggtcattctgatccaggtaccttttgaatttcatcagctcatccttcagaaACGTTTGAGCTTTTTTCTCCAGTAACTGAAATGAACAGagttacagtttaattattatcacTCCTGGCACCGTATCTTCATTTGTGAattatgctgcgttccatttcaaCTTGTAACTTGGAAATTTGGAGTTCCTAGtgggaaatttcaactggaatgcCCCCTGAACTCGGAATTCCAACTCATGAAGTCGGGGGAACCTACACAACCtcgacctcagaattcaaaatggctgcaccctttatcaacagaagttaaagctaTAGTTTTACAGTGTTTATAAGCAGTTCTGTATTATTTGTTGCTCATTAAATTAGTTGCACACACCGCtttctgtggacgtgttgctatggtgttttcATGTGCAAAACAACACGTaaaatgtgttatcaactggtattgctaacaatggctaacaattaacctggctagaactggggcctgtttcagaaagcgGGATTTCTTGGTTAGCCGGATAACGTGTCATATTTGAAGTAGTCTGGGCTAAAcataagtgaatgaagatgaaggccatttaaactggggcacattaaatacaaaaagttatcaggctaagcaagaaatcctgctttttgaaacaggtttaagaaaatatacttcagtaataaatgcacaccttgaagatggatgataaGTCTCCTTTATCTGGATGTGAATTACATCTATTCACTCGGTCcctgtgaataaaacacaaatatccaaccattatatttttatctaaatagatgtaactgccatccacattctgagtttatttcattaGGGTGGCTTCCGGATGTCAACTTGCTTATGACAGTATAAGAGAAACAGTGACATCTAGTGGCAGTacagagagacagcaggtaGCAGCCAGGAGAGACGGTTTGGCATGTAGCTCCCAGTCACTCAATGACATTCACTGGTTACTTCTTGTAAACTGTTTAACATGATTTCAAACAGATTTCAACTTAATTACCATAACTATCCAGagggatctgggggggggggacaaccctgACCCCTGCAATTTGGGGCCCCCAGCTGatctcaactttttttttttttgctaaaaaaacacattgatcAAATGTTCTTACCAAAccatttatatattaattttgatTACAATTAAACGAATAACAATATACCAATATACAAATTTTGTAtgatatgccccccccccccaacagcattcctgtttctcttttggCTTCAAAAGCAGCTGGCTTAACCCCAAAGGGATTTGTTCTGTCCCTTGTTTCCAGGGTTAACACTAGACTGCCTGTAATACTCAGGGGCTTCCTGTCTCTAGCTGGGCTGCACCTCAGGTACCCAGCAGGCCCAGGCTCTGGTGTGACCTCTGGCAGCTCCGTAGGATCTTGTCCAGTGTGAGAGAAAAACTGACTAGAGGGATATTTTGTAATCAGCTTTGAAATTGTATCTTTGTGCAACTAATGCAAAAGTACCTGAGTGTTAGGCAGCTGACAGCCAAGAATGTAAGCTTAAGAGAATTAGGAGTTAACCTTAGTGTAGCAATATGTTCTTGAACTTTGTGCTCATTAGATTGAGCAGAAATGCAGGCTAGAGAAGAGAAATGCAGGTTTAGAGCGTGTTTATCAGACAGAGCAGGAAAATCACAAAAGGCTACAGAGAGTGGGGGCTGCTTGCAGGTGACCAGACCCATAAGTTACAGGCTATATAAAGTACATATGAAATGCTAATTACAAAATATCCCTCTAGTCAATTTTTCTCTCACAAGTATTTTCCCTGGTCCCAGGTTTATAGTTCCTTAGTTCTGCGTTTGTTAATTGTTAGTTAATTCCATCAGTGTCCTCTTTCCAGTGTCtcctctgattggttgattgtgttgagtactcacacctgccttttgTTAGTCCCCATGATCTGTGTATTTTACTGCCTGCCTGTGGTCAGTTCCCTCAGTTGGTCATTGTATCACATGCTGTTGATCCTGTGCTTTGTTCCTGTGTGTATTGGATTCCTGTGTAGTTATTTTCCCCTTAGTTCTGCTCCCTGGGTTGCTGCTCTTTACTAGTGTTCccctgtgttttgttgttatggttttttgacccctcgtggttcccttattttctgctctgtgttttgttataaataaaccCCTGTCATCTTGGAGCCGCACTGTGGATCGTCATCCTTTCCTCGCCTGCACCATCTCCCGATCCCATAACAACTAGCTAATTAGTAACAGGCACTGTTCCATTAAACATGTTCAAACTGAAGCCTCAGTCTGAACAGAACTAATGAGCCCATGAGAATCTATTTATCAAAGCAGAAACATCCATCCCTGAAGACAATCTATTGTCCAGTCATGCTTAGTCAATATAGAGCAGTAGCTTTTTTCCAGCTGCATGCTGAGGattgacatttaaaatgcactttgcAATCGACCTTCTAATTCCAGCTTGCAAGAAGTCAGTCTTTACAGTAATCCTTATCCTTTTACCTCAGATGTGATTTATACAGGAGAGACAAAACTtctgtttacattttcaaaaatgatGGAATTtggaaaagttttaaaaatttgaaattttaagatttttttcttgtagCTTGTGTTTGTGTCACGTTTTGgcaggcaggtgagcagggaagcaggagagcaagccGTACTCacgggtaatcaggggtttatTAGGCAAGAGACAAACAAGCAGGAACAtccacggacactacaatgacggatctggggaaactaactgagacacggactaaatgcacaagacaggttgaacataacaggcaacaggtgatcacaatcggggattcacacgaggtaatgaggggggcgtggcacacaagaggaccgtacagagctgggcgtgacagtttGCCTGTATGTCTTTTGACTGAGAGTCTGCGTGATTTaaacagggctgtggagtcggtagataaatgctccgactccgactcctcagtttctaaatcttccgactccccgactccgactcctctgtatgtacactcacctaaaggattattaggaacaccatcctaatacggtgtttgaccccctttcgccttcagaactgccttaattctacgtggcattgattcaacaaggtgctgaaagaaatggtggcccatattgataggatacagtagcatcttgcagttgatggagatttgtgggatgcacatccagggcatgaagctcccgttccaccacatcccaaagatgctctattgggttgagatctggtgactatgggggccattttagtacagtgaactcattgtcatgttcaagaaaccaatttgaaatgattcgagctttgtgacatggtgcattatcctgctggaagtagccatcagaggatgggtacatggtggtcataaagggatggacatggtcagaaacaatgctcaggtaggccgtggcatttaaacgatgcccaattggcactaaggggcctaaagtgtgccaagaaaacatcccccacaccattacaccaccaccaccagcctgcacagtggtaacaaggcatgatggatccatgttctcattctgtttacggcaaattctgactctaccatttgaatgtctcaacagaaatcgagactcatcagaccaggcaacatttttccagtcttaaactgtccaattttg
Coding sequences:
- the LOC140586335 gene encoding stonustoxin subunit beta-like; the encoded protein is MSILGIKYSCQLTLDPNTAHRDLSLSEGNRKVTRGAKQPYPDHPERFDWLVQVLCRESLTGRCYWEAEWSGDDVRIAVTYKGIRRKGGSVDCGLGANDKSWSLSCSPDSYSVYHNYKQTVIPIKPSGSRRVGVYLDWAAGTLSFYRVSSDGLTLLYSFTSSFTEPLCPGFRVYSLNSSVSLCMLG